One Trichoderma atroviride chromosome 7, complete sequence DNA segment encodes these proteins:
- a CDS encoding uncharacterized protein (EggNog:ENOG41), with protein MALQQPTSRRCRGALSPRKTRSSPITKSRAVEKRSCPKLAASKHLDSFHSFAKLPTELRLRIWELSLPSPRLVPIQCGSNSISLPESSPHISLASSRHSFTTAGCMSSAPVPVNLHVCTESRLEALQTYHPCFGFGRGPGQILFNPEIDILYFGPRQGFMAANSQFRTCMMLCDQQELASVRRLAINDALFWIGNTYSSMTAARFTLEVLREVAARMIGLEELIFVPWEGENGHDEDVQGRMARQIQTAMQSISQQFPSWEPPPWNIVPLSELPSMAG; from the exons ATGGCTCTCCAACAACCAACATCACGGCGCTGCCGCGGCGCACTCTCTCCCCGAAAGACACGATCCTCGCCCATCACCAAGAGCCGAGCCGTCGAGAAACGGTCATGCCCAAAACTCGCAGCCTCAAAACACCTCGATTCGTTT CATTCTTTCGCCAAACTTCCCACAGAGCTTCGGCTCAGAATATGGGAGCTCAGTCTTCCTAGCCCACGCCTCGTGCCCATCCAGtgcggcagcaacagcatttCCCTCCCCGAATCGTCTCCTCACATCTCCCTCGCATCATCACGACACAGCTTCACGACTGCTGGTTGCATGTCGTCCGCACCGGTACCCGTCAACCTGCACGTCTGCACAGAATCTCGCCTCGAGGCCCTCCAGACGTACCATCCTTGCTTTGGCTTCGGTCGGGGCCCCGGCCAGATCCTGTTCAACCCTGAAATCGACATCTTGTACTTTGGCCCTCGTCAAGGTTTCATGGCCGCAAATTCGCAGTTCCGCACGTGCATGATGCTTTGCGATCAACAAGAGCTGGCGAGCGTGCGTCGCTTGGCTATTAACGATGCGCTTTTCTGGATAGGCAACACGTATAGCTCTATGACGGCGGCGAGGTTCACCTTGGAGGTGCTGAGGGAAGTTGCGGCGCGCATGATAgggctggaagagctcatATTTGTGCCTTGGGAAGGGGAAAATGGCCATGACGAAGATGTCCAGGGGCGAATGGCTAGGCAGATCCAGACGGCGATGCAGAGTATATCGCAGCAGTTTCCGTCGTGGGAGCCACCGCCATGGAATATTGTCCCGCTGAGTGAGCTCCCTAGTATGGCCGGTTGA